From Kingella potus, a single genomic window includes:
- the mreD gene encoding rod shape-determining protein MreD, with protein MTDFDDFHNRIPKRLVAATFAAALLFDLIPFPAHLSFWLPEATALTLLYWSLNRPQWVGVFAAFACGLLIDIGIAAPLGQHALAYMPMVFFMQRYQRIIVLQSYAFQSLAVFTALLAGRLIILLINLITEHRLIGLSGLIAPVVGALAWPMLNKLMLAALHFSRRRR; from the coding sequence ATGACCGATTTCGACGACTTCCACAACCGGATTCCCAAACGCCTGGTTGCCGCCACATTCGCTGCGGCACTGCTGTTTGACCTGATTCCCTTTCCCGCACACCTGTCTTTCTGGCTGCCGGAAGCCACCGCCCTTACCCTGCTTTACTGGTCGCTCAACCGCCCGCAGTGGGTCGGCGTATTTGCCGCCTTCGCCTGCGGCCTGCTGATCGACATCGGCATTGCCGCGCCGCTCGGCCAGCACGCGCTGGCCTATATGCCGATGGTGTTTTTCATGCAGCGTTACCAGCGCATCATCGTTCTGCAAAGCTATGCCTTCCAATCGCTGGCCGTATTTACCGCCCTCTTGGCCGGCCGCCTGATTATCCTCCTGATCAACCTGATTACCGAACACCGCCTGATTGGTTTGAGCGGCCTGATCGCCCCCGTAGTCGGCGCACTGGCCTGGCCGATGCTGAACAAACTGATGCTGGCCGCCCTCCATTTTTCCCGCCGCCGCC